The genomic interval GGTCGCGATCGTGTCGGAAATGGTTTTGGTCGAGATCCCAGAAAGCGACGCTTTGGCTTTGTCAGTCTCAAAGACGTACCGCAGTTGGTCGTCCTCCGTGCTGACATCCAAGTCGACCAGCCCCGGCTCGGACGCCAATCGCTTTTCCACGCGGCGGGCCAAAGCGATCTGATCGGCGTAGTCTCCTTCGGGCGGTCCGTAGACTTCCGCGGTAATCGACGACAGCACCGGCGGACCAGGGGGAACCTCGACCAACTTGACGTTCGCACCCAACGAGTCCGCCAATCGCTTGATGTCGTCGCGGATTCGCAGTATCAACTCGTGCGACTGCTGCACCCGGTGATCTTTGTCGACCAAGTTGATTCGGATATCGGCGACATGGGGTCCTCGTCGCAAAAAGTAGTGTCGCACCAAGCCGTTGAAATCGATCGGCGATGCTAAACCGACAAACACTTCGTAATCGCGAACTTCCGAGAGTCCGCCCAGATACACACCCAGTCGCCTCGCGACCGCATCAGTGCGTTCCAAGGTCGTCCCCTCAGGCATGTCCACGATCACTTGAAACTCGTTCTTGTTGTCGTACGGCAACATCTTCACCGGCACCATGCGAAAAACCGGCAACAACATCGCAGCGACCAACATCACGCCAATGGCCAGCAATACCAGCCAAGCCATCAACCGACCCTTGAGAATCGGCATCAAGACGAACCGAGACATTCGATACAACGGCTGACGCGTCAGGTCATACTCGTTCTCGGGCGTTGCATCGAGTTGCTTCAACGAAACCATCGCCAGCCAGGGCGTGATGACAAACGCCACCAGTGTCGATATCGAAACCGTCAGCGGCACATTCAATGCCATCGGACCCATGTACGGCCCCATCATGCCCGTGATGAACGCCAAGGGCAGAAAGCTGGCGATGATGGCCAGCGTCGATAGCAACAACGCCGGTCGGACTTCCTGAACGGCACGCAAGACAGATTCACGCGGCGGCAACACCCGCATCGCAAAGTATCTGGCGATGTTTTCCACGTCGGTGATCGGGTCGTCCACCAACAGTCCCAACGCCAGGATCAAGGCGAACATGGTGACCCGATTGATCGAGTATCCGACCATCAAGTTGATGAACAATGTCAGGCTGTAGCAAACAGGAATCGCCAACGCGATCACCAACGCGGGTCGCCAGCCCATGGTCAGACCGATCAATCCGATCACGGTCAAGACGGCAACAACAAGCCCCTCGACCAACTCGTTGACTTTGTCGTTGGCCGTTTCGCCGTAGTCACGGGTGATGCGGTACGAAATCCCCGCGGGCAAATGCGTTTGGGCAAGTTCCTCCATCTTGGTTTCAACCGCCTTAGCAACATGAACCGCATTGGTCCCTTTGCGTTTCGCGATCGAGATATTGACGGCCGGATACACGGTCGCTGTGCGGGTTTCGCTGGCTCGTTCATCGCTGGGTTCTGAATCGTCGGCGTGCTCGGATTGCCCAAAGCCGATCCAGCTGTAGCTCTCCGATTCGGCCGGGCCGTCAATCACCGTGGCCACGTTCTTGAGATACACGGGACGGTTACCCGCTACGTTGACGACGAGTTCCTCCAGGTCCCGTACGCCACCGAGAAACGTGCCGGTTTCGACGAGGAACGACTGGTTCTGTTGTTCGAACTGGCCGTTTCGCTGTGTCACGTTACTGACTTGCAGGGCCGCGGCTACTTGCAAGGGCGATGTTTGATGCGCCGCCAAACGCTGGGAATTGAGCACCACATTGATACGACGCGGACGACCACCGATCACTTCCACACGATTGGTGTTGGGGATCGATTGCAACTCGTGCTGGATTTCTTCCGCGATGCGACGAAGTTCATGGTCGCCATATCGCTCGGTATCCTTGGCCCACAAGGTGGCGATCGAGATGGGCACGTCGTCCACCTCAATCGGCTTGACCACCCAAGAACTGACCGAGGGAGGGATCAAGTCCGTCGAGGAGTTGATCTTGTTGTACAGCTTGACCAACGAGTCCTCGCGATCCTCGCCGACATAAAACCGCACGGTGACGATGCAGGAACCCGGCTGAGACATCGAGTACACGTATTCGACGCCATCGATTTGGTAGAGCAGCTTCTCGATGCGATCGGTCACTGTGCGTTCGACTTCGGCGGCCGACAATCCAGGTGCGTTGACCATCACATCGGCCATCGGAACCACAATTTGAGGCTCTTCCTCTCGCGGCGTCAGCACCAGTGCGGCGGCGCCCAGCAGCAACGAAAGTATGATCAGCATGATCGCGACGTCGCCGCGCAAGAAGACTTCGACGATCCGAGTCAGCAGCGGTGAACTGTCCTGCAGATTATTTTCATCACTCATCTTTGCCGTCCTTTTCGCCATCCTTGACCGTGCTGCTGGACTGATTCGCGGTATGCAATACCACTTGCTCGCCGACATCCACTCCACTGAGCACTTCTTGGCGTCCGGGCATGCCCAGGCTGCCGCTCTTGATCATTCGTCGCTCGATTGTTTGATCGGGCAAGACGACGTCGACAAACTCCAACTGTCCGATTCGGACGATGGCATCCGTGTTGAGACACAGGTGCCGACGCTCACCGGAGGGAATCAGCAAACGCCCAAACATGCCTTCGTACAAGTCGTCGGACTTGGGCAAACTGGCTTTGACGAGAAACGATCGGCTCGGCGCGTCGGCTTGCGGGACGATCTCGTCGACGGTTGCCTTGAACTGACGATTCAACGCGTCAACGAAAACGTCCAACTCGTCACCCGACTTCAACTTCACTGCCAAATGTTCCATCACGGGAGCCTCCAGACGCAGAGAATTGGCATCGTAAAGCGTCAGGATCGGCTGTCCCGGTTGCGCGATGTCGCCCGGTTCGGCGCTGCGATCGACGATCCTGCCACTCTTGGCGGCATTGATCGTCGCGTAGGAAAGCATGACCTCCGCTTCGCGAACCGCTTGCATCGCCCGGGCCTCTTCTGCCACCGTCACTTGCACATCTCGACTGGCGTTGTCGAAATCCGATCGCGACGCAGCATTCTGACGCTGCAACTGCTGGACCCGCGAGAACTGCTTCTCGGCTTGTTCACGGTTGGCCGTGGCAGCCTCCAAGGCACGCTTGGCTTGCGCCAACCTGCTCTGGTATTCCTTGTCGTCCATGCGAACCAACACCTGCCCGGTCTCGACCTCGTCTCCCGCGACGACGGTGATTTCTTCGATCGACGAGAGCAACTTGGACGAAACGATCGTGCGACTGGATGCCTTGAGCGTGCCGATCGCCTCCTCGACATACGACTTCTCCACCTCATGCACCACATCGGTCGCTTGGCCGGTCAGACGCAGTCCATCAGACTGATTCCAGCCCGGCTGGATCTTGTCCTCGAACATCCCCGACAACCATGCGATCGTGATGATCAACACGCCCATCGATACGATCACGACGCCCAGCTTTGATAGGCCACGCAACCATTTCAGTGCGGCTTGCTTACCCTTCATGACTCTGCCCTTTGTTCCGCATTGTTGAGAGCTTCATTGATTTGAAACTCGCCGATAAACCGTTTGTCGATCCATGTCTTCAAGTGCCAGCACCAGCCTGCGTGAAACGTCAACGGTCCGTACTCCAGTAACGCCTTTCCATCGCCGGTGTTGAGCAGTTTCAGAAAGTCCTTCTGTGGCGTGAACCTTTGCAGCGAAGCGTTTGACAAAAACGCACGCAAGTTGCCCCAGAGGATGGGACACTGACGCACGGCGTACACACCTGCCTTAGGCGACGGCGATTCGATGATCGTTCCCGAATCGCCCACGGCAAAGATGCGTGGATCCGAAAGCGATTGCAGCGTGTCACGCGTTGCAACGAATCCGCGTTCGTCGCTTTGCAGCCCAAGGTGCTCCAGTACCGGCGGAGCAGCAGCGCCGGTGGCCCAGATCACGCAGTCCACTGCATGCCGCGTGCCATCGGCGGTGGTCAAATCGCTTTCGCCGACGTCCGTCACCCGCATGCCCGACCGAACAGTGATGCCCCGTTTTCGCAACAACCGCTCGATACGGTCCACGCTGCGTGGCTTCATGCCTTCAGCAACACGCTGGCTACTGGTGAAGATCTCGATCTCCAACTCACACTGAAAATCTCGCTTGCCACACTGTTGCTGCAAACAGAACGCGATCTCCACACTCGCTACGCCTCCGCCGACGATCGCGACCTTGGCGTGTTCGCGTTTCTGTCGCGTGACGGACTCCAGATGCGTATTCAGTCGTTGCAAAAAGTTCTGCATGGGCTTGATCGGAACCAGCAAGGGCGAATCGGCGTGTTCTCGCCAGCCGGCCGGCATCGATCCCACCCCGATCGACAACACGTCAAAGGGAATCGGCTCGTGATCCGAAAAGCGGATCATGCCCGACTCCAGATCGAGCCCGTTGGTGTCGGCTAAGATCAATGATGCCCCGGCGTTGGCCGCCAGCGCCGCCAAGTCGATCCGCATCTCGTCGTCGCTGAATTGCCAGCCAAGGGTACCGGGCAGCATGCCGGAGTACGTTGCGGTGGGGAACTTGCTGATGCAGGTCAACGTGCAACCAGGAATCGGATCGCTGGCCCACTGCTTGACCACGTGAGCATTCGTGTGGCCGATCCCCAACAGCACGACATTCTTTGTGTTCACTACTGTGTGACCTGTTCGTACTTCGCCGGGACACGGTAACGATCACTGTACGTGTGCACGCGGTTGGTGGGCTGGCCTTGCAGTGTGACCAGTGGTAACTCGGCGTCGACCCACTTCAGGATGCTACCCTTGTAGTTCCTGACCTTCACACCCTTGCCCGCTAGCTGGCTGGCATAGCTGCCGCTGCGACCGCCGACGGTGCAGTAAGGGATGACCAGCTTGCCTCGATACTTGGCTTGGTTTTTCTCAAATTGAGACTTAGTGATCGCACCCGGAATGATCGATACGCTCACCTCCTTGTCCGTGCGAACGTCGACCAGGACAAAGTCTGCCTCGGGCGTTGGTTGACCGGCCTCTCTGGCCGCATCTGCGACTCGGCGCTGCTGAGCAAGCATCTTGCTCAGCTCAGCGGTCTCGATGGTTTCAATCTTGGGGCCACGCCCGAAAAGCCCTCCAAATTGCGCGTTGGCGGTAACACCATTCAAACATCCAATCGCAATCAAAACCACCAACAAGGAACTTGTTTTCATCATGAATCTGTCCATCGAGGGATTGTGTGGCAACGAAACAAAAAACGTTTCGTCACTAGGTGGTACTGCAACAACTGCCGCCGTCGCTGCATTGATTCCAAGGCATCTTGGCGATGAAGGATGCCATCGGACATAAACCGGTGATTCCGGCAAACATCAGTCCTGCGCCCACGAATGCCGACAGCCCGATGAAATAGGGATGCAATAAACTTAGCGCGACACCGAGCACGACCAAGAATCCCGCCGTGATTTGAACTTGCTGCATCAATGGCAGCGACTTCTTGCCACGCACCACCGGCAGGCCCGCTTTCTCCCAGGCCATCGTGCCGCCTTCGACGTTGACGACGTTTTCAAATCCGGCGTCAAGGAACTTTTGGCAAGCTTGGCTGGAACGATTGCCGCTGCGGCAGATCACATACAGCGGATGGCCGGCGTTTCCGTTGCGTGACGCCATCACCGCCGCCGGATCGAGTGACTCCAGCGGAACACTGCGAGCGCACTCCGCGTGCACTTCTCGGAACTCGGTCGGCATGCGGACATCGATCAAATCGATCTCGCCGCCGCTGCGTTTCTCGGACAACTGTTTGACATCAATGGTTTGCATGGAAATCCTCTTTCCTGATCATTCTGTTTAAAAAACTTCGCGGGGCGTCGGCCCGTTCACTTGAACAAGCACCACGCCCGTCATATCGACACCTCGATAGCCGACGAGGTATTTTCTCAAAAAAAGTGGCCGTGGTCCACACCGTTTATTTGTGACGTTTCTCGGGGGTCGCCAGGAAGCGGCCCTCGATACACGCCATCAGCTTCTCTAGATGCGGTTCAGCGATTTGGTAATAAACACGGCGGCCTTCGCGTTCACTGGACAGAAACCCGCAGCGCTGCAGCAGTCGGAGGTGCTCCGAAGCTACATGGTCTTGGATTTCGCAATCGGCAGCCAGTTCGCCGACGGTGTAGCGTCCGTGGAGCAGAAGTTGAACGACACGAAGCCGCACCGGGTGCGCCAGCGTTTTCAGACACTCCGCCGCTTGAGCAAAATCGTGGACGGTCCCCCGCGGCTTGCCCGCCGCCGAATCACCGCGTTTCTTGGTGGTCGTTTTCGTCGCCATAAAGTTCCTTCATGTCACCCCGAGTACTTTAATATATCGGAACATCGCGACATGTCAATGAATGTTTCCATGGATTTTTGTGCAGCAAGGCAATCATTCCCAGCGCCATCACAATCGGCCCTCATCACAGCCCGGCCGCTCCTGCCGACGTCCGGCGTTCCCAAGTCGCGACGTGACCTGTCTTTTTGGTGCCACCGTTTTGTTCCCCCCTGTCACCTGCACCAAGGCACTTGGGGGAGGTCGAGCAGAGCCGTTCAGGCGAATGCGAGGGAGGGGGCATGCGTGAAGCAAACGGCGTCGCTGTAGAGAACGATTTAGAAAGGGTGCTGATTGCGGCAAACTTGCTGTTTTTTCTTAGTCCGATGGGATCAGATCGCGGATGCGGCGGGTCAGACGGAAGCGACGCTTGGCTTAGCGACTGCGATGCTCGTCCACCTCGCAAGTGAGCCTTACCGTGATGTGTGACCAAGAGCGATGATGATCAAACGGCAGTTGAATCAAACGCCGTCGAAAACCCAATGCAAGGCCTTACCGCAGCGAGGCTTTCCCACTCAACGTCTGCGCGTTGGGATGAGGGTCTGGGTTTTAAGAAGTGAACGCTCCCACCATGGAGAGCCGCGGAGGCGGCGGAAGCGTAAAGCCTGGGACGTAAGTCCCAGGTCTCGTTTCGCAGCGAACCCGATCAAGCCCCGAAGGCGGCGACAGATTGTGGGTGATACCCTCGCGTCTCTGTCGCCGCTTCGCGGCTTCGCTGACGTGGCAATGTGGCACCCCATGGGGCTGACGCCCCATGCTTTATGCTGCCGTCGCATCCGTGACTGTGCACGAGCACCGATGTTGAAAGGCGTCATCAGTGACTCGATCAGCTTTTAAAACCCCCTTCCCTTTATTGCTCGTTCGATGCAGATTCACGCTTAATACGGTGATTCCGCCGCGTTCTATGCGGGACGCTCTCCAAAAGGAGTGGTGCGAGATGTGACGTCCAAGAGGAGGTGACTGAGGCCGGAGTGCCATCTATGGCATGCCGGGCAATTCGACGATGCTGCGAATCTCCGTCGTTCCTCGTTTGGTACCGGGGATGCTGGCCGCCACCGCGATCGCTTCGTCGAGATTGGCAACGTCGATCAAAAAATATCCGGCCAATTGTTCCTTCGTTTCCGCGTACGGTCCGTCAGACACTGTTCGTTGTCCGTCGCGAACTCGAACGCAGGTCGCTGTGGAAGCAGGATGCAACGGCGCTGCACCTAAATAGTGGCCTTGTTTGTCCAATTCGTGACACAGCTGCACTGACTCTTCGCGAGCGACTTCCAACTCGTCCGGCGGCCACACTCCCTCTTCGGAGTAAATCAATAAAATGTACTTCATCGTGTTCTCGTTGTCTTAGATGTTGTTCACTAACGGGACGATTGCTGACGCGATACGTCTACTCAGTGGGCATAGCCGACATGTCCATCCAGAACATCTCCCAGATGTGGCCGTCCAAGTCAGCCAGGTTGCGGTTGTACATGAAACCAAGATCTTGCTTTGGATTGATATCGGCAATGCCACCATGCGTTGCCGCCAACTCGTTCAATTTGTCAACCGTTGCGCGATCATCGCAGGACAGAGCCAGCATGACCTCACTCGATGATTTCGGCGGGATCGGGCGACTGGTGAATGTACGCCACTTGTCGTGAGTCAGTAGCATCACATGAATGGCTTCGCTCCAAACCATGCATGCTGCCGTTTCATCAGTGAAGCGAGGGTTGTTCTCAAAGCCAAGTGCCTCGTAAAACGCCATTGAAGATTTCAGGTCGGCGACTGGCAAATTAACAAAGATCATTTTGGACATTGGAGTACTTTCTTCCTACGGGTTTTAAAGGATGGCTGATTCGATTCCGATGGACGAGATCAGGACGGCGTTTCTGCATCGCCCGGAATCTCGTGTTCGACAAGATGTGCCAATTGCAAGAGTGACTCTTGCCAGCCGAGATAGCACATTTCAGCGGGGATGAACGCTGGGAGTCCTTCGTGCAGAATCTCCATCTCGGTGCCGCAGCTGACCGTTCGCAAGGCAATCGTCTTGGTCATTTCAGCCGCCCAATCCGGGTCATCGAATGTGTCGGCCATACGAATGCGTTGATAGGGGACGAGCTCGACGAACTTACTTTCAAAGCTGTGGTGATGGCCGTTCTCAAAGTTAGTGAATGTCATGTGGTAACTGCCGCCCACTCGGGCGTCCATTCGGTCAATGGTTCCCAGAAAACCGTACGGCGGCAGCCACCGAATCAGGGCATCAGGTTCGAGAAATGCCCTGTAGACGCGTTCGGCAGGGGCTCGCAGCACGCGATGCAGGCGGACGGTGCTTGACGAATCAGTCATGGTGAGATTCTCCAGATTGTGAGTGGCTGATTGATGGATAGTCGAACGGAGACCCCGCGGTTCGACATCTCTTTCCAATCTTTTGGCCAAGCACGATCCGGGAGGAGGCCTGCGCTGGATTGCTCAAAGTTTGGTGCTGACCCGTCTTTTCGAAGCAACCGTTCT from Stieleria varia carries:
- a CDS encoding SRPBCC family protein, translating into MTDSSSTVRLHRVLRAPAERVYRAFLEPDALIRWLPPYGFLGTIDRMDARVGGSYHMTFTNFENGHHHSFESKFVELVPYQRIRMADTFDDPDWAAEMTKTIALRTVSCGTEMEILHEGLPAFIPAEMCYLGWQESLLQLAHLVEHEIPGDAETPS
- a CDS encoding efflux RND transporter permease subunit, giving the protein MSDENNLQDSSPLLTRIVEVFLRGDVAIMLIILSLLLGAAALVLTPREEEPQIVVPMADVMVNAPGLSAAEVERTVTDRIEKLLYQIDGVEYVYSMSQPGSCIVTVRFYVGEDREDSLVKLYNKINSSTDLIPPSVSSWVVKPIEVDDVPISIATLWAKDTERYGDHELRRIAEEIQHELQSIPNTNRVEVIGGRPRRINVVLNSQRLAAHQTSPLQVAAALQVSNVTQRNGQFEQQNQSFLVETGTFLGGVRDLEELVVNVAGNRPVYLKNVATVIDGPAESESYSWIGFGQSEHADDSEPSDERASETRTATVYPAVNISIAKRKGTNAVHVAKAVETKMEELAQTHLPAGISYRITRDYGETANDKVNELVEGLVVAVLTVIGLIGLTMGWRPALVIALAIPVCYSLTLFINLMVGYSINRVTMFALILALGLLVDDPITDVENIARYFAMRVLPPRESVLRAVQEVRPALLLSTLAIIASFLPLAFITGMMGPYMGPMALNVPLTVSISTLVAFVITPWLAMVSLKQLDATPENEYDLTRQPLYRMSRFVLMPILKGRLMAWLVLLAIGVMLVAAMLLPVFRMVPVKMLPYDNKNEFQVIVDMPEGTTLERTDAVARRLGVYLGGLSEVRDYEVFVGLASPIDFNGLVRHYFLRRGPHVADIRINLVDKDHRVQQSHELILRIRDDIKRLADSLGANVKLVEVPPGPPVLSSITAEVYGPPEGDYADQIALARRVEKRLASEPGLVDLDVSTEDDQLRYVFETDKAKASLSGISTKTISDTIATMLSGNKATVLHLPGEVDPLWIELRLPRSSRSALDDLQEVYVQGNNGQVVQLGSLGQFKEQVEDKTIYHKNLKRVVYVYAEVAGRPPADAIMDIEFDRVADSDLAQAANSNPAPIPLSERSWLAMGGGVPWAVPDGYSVVWSGEGEWDITLDVFRDLGLAFGAALLGIFVILMFQTGSRLLPVLIMTAIPLTMIGIMPGFWLLNWIMDKPIGGHPNPVFFTATAMIGMIALAGIVVRNSVVLIDFIHIAQNEGHDLRESIIRSVSVRTRPILLTAGTTLLANWVITLDPVFSGLAWAIIFGIVTSTGFTLIVIPAAYWLLYQPRQTPENGTSS
- a CDS encoding ArsR/SmtB family transcription factor; its protein translation is MATKTTTKKRGDSAAGKPRGTVHDFAQAAECLKTLAHPVRLRVVQLLLHGRYTVGELAADCEIQDHVASEHLRLLQRCGFLSSEREGRRVYYQIAEPHLEKLMACIEGRFLATPEKRHK
- a CDS encoding rhodanese-like domain-containing protein, whose translation is MKTSSLLVVLIAIGCLNGVTANAQFGGLFGRGPKIETIETAELSKMLAQQRRVADAAREAGQPTPEADFVLVDVRTDKEVSVSIIPGAITKSQFEKNQAKYRGKLVIPYCTVGGRSGSYASQLAGKGVKVRNYKGSILKWVDAELPLVTLQGQPTNRVHTYSDRYRVPAKYEQVTQ
- a CDS encoding YciI family protein, which gives rise to MKYILLIYSEEGVWPPDELEVAREESVQLCHELDKQGHYLGAAPLHPASTATCVRVRDGQRTVSDGPYAETKEQLAGYFLIDVANLDEAIAVAASIPGTKRGTTEIRSIVELPGMP
- a CDS encoding VOC family protein, which encodes MSKMIFVNLPVADLKSSMAFYEALGFENNPRFTDETAACMVWSEAIHVMLLTHDKWRTFTSRPIPPKSSSEVMLALSCDDRATVDKLNELAATHGGIADINPKQDLGFMYNRNLADLDGHIWEMFWMDMSAMPTE
- a CDS encoding efflux RND transporter periplasmic adaptor subunit codes for the protein MKGKQAALKWLRGLSKLGVVIVSMGVLIITIAWLSGMFEDKIQPGWNQSDGLRLTGQATDVVHEVEKSYVEEAIGTLKASSRTIVSSKLLSSIEEITVVAGDEVETGQVLVRMDDKEYQSRLAQAKRALEAATANREQAEKQFSRVQQLQRQNAASRSDFDNASRDVQVTVAEEARAMQAVREAEVMLSYATINAAKSGRIVDRSAEPGDIAQPGQPILTLYDANSLRLEAPVMEHLAVKLKSGDELDVFVDALNRQFKATVDEIVPQADAPSRSFLVKASLPKSDDLYEGMFGRLLIPSGERRHLCLNTDAIVRIGQLEFVDVVLPDQTIERRMIKSGSLGMPGRQEVLSGVDVGEQVVLHTANQSSSTVKDGEKDGKDE
- a CDS encoding rhodanese-like domain-containing protein, yielding MQTIDVKQLSEKRSGGEIDLIDVRMPTEFREVHAECARSVPLESLDPAAVMASRNGNAGHPLYVICRSGNRSSQACQKFLDAGFENVVNVEGGTMAWEKAGLPVVRGKKSLPLMQQVQITAGFLVVLGVALSLLHPYFIGLSAFVGAGLMFAGITGLCPMASFIAKMPWNQCSDGGSCCSTT
- a CDS encoding FAD-dependent oxidoreductase, with product MNTKNVVLLGIGHTNAHVVKQWASDPIPGCTLTCISKFPTATYSGMLPGTLGWQFSDDEMRIDLAALAANAGASLILADTNGLDLESGMIRFSDHEPIPFDVLSIGVGSMPAGWREHADSPLLVPIKPMQNFLQRLNTHLESVTRQKREHAKVAIVGGGVASVEIAFCLQQQCGKRDFQCELEIEIFTSSQRVAEGMKPRSVDRIERLLRKRGITVRSGMRVTDVGESDLTTADGTRHAVDCVIWATGAAAPPVLEHLGLQSDERGFVATRDTLQSLSDPRIFAVGDSGTIIESPSPKAGVYAVRQCPILWGNLRAFLSNASLQRFTPQKDFLKLLNTGDGKALLEYGPLTFHAGWCWHLKTWIDKRFIGEFQINEALNNAEQRAES